Proteins encoded within one genomic window of Actinomycetota bacterium:
- a CDS encoding SulP family inorganic anion transporter: MWPSGGRPGSSWRSCSSPSSGATRTRSRSPGCSSGRPSPFTSGSSSRARRRRKRDGSACSSGRGAGSPWDPRILWTAADGDWGQVAGQWPNLVALVVVAVLGLLLNASGIELIAHRDADLNRELRAAGAADAIAGLMGGAPGYHALSLTALAGRMGAPVAATGAVAAAGCAAVLALGSRAMTFVPTAVLGGLLFFLGISLLHEWLYEAWWRLPRSDYVVVALIVGAVATQGFLVGFGLGLALTLVLFVVNYSRTDPIKHQMDGTVYRSRVERSEGERDVLRDHGSSILVLEMQGFVFFGTATSLLDRVYERAKDRARPLRSVVIDLRRVTGVDSSSVQTFLKLRRMAETDSVRIVLTGLGSTVRRQLERGGMDAGGCVLYLPDVDRALELCEDDILRSHVPDGGTDAVPDPLRSLLDGLDPELVLRY; the protein is encoded by the coding sequence ATATGGCCGTCCGGTGGGCGCCCGGGCTCGTCCTGGCGGTCGTGCTCTTCGCCGTCCTCCGGCGCGACCCGCACCCGGTCGCGCTCCCCGGGCTGCTCGTCGGGGCGGCCGTCGCCGTTCACGTCTGGCTCATCGTCTCGGGCACGACGGCGGCGGAAGCGAGACGGCTCGGCCTGCTCCTCGGGACGGGGGGCGGGATCACCCTGGGACCCGAGGATCCTCTGGACGGCCGCCGATGGCGACTGGGGGCAGGTCGCCGGGCAGTGGCCCAACCTCGTCGCGCTCGTCGTGGTCGCGGTGCTCGGGCTGCTCCTCAACGCGAGTGGGATCGAGCTCATCGCCCACCGAGACGCCGATCTGAACCGCGAGCTGCGCGCGGCCGGGGCCGCCGACGCCATCGCCGGGCTGATGGGGGGAGCCCCCGGGTACCACGCCCTCAGCCTCACGGCGCTCGCCGGCCGGATGGGAGCCCCGGTGGCCGCGACCGGGGCAGTGGCTGCGGCGGGCTGCGCGGCCGTCCTGGCCTTGGGGTCCCGCGCGATGACCTTCGTACCTACCGCGGTCCTCGGCGGGCTCCTGTTCTTCCTCGGGATCTCGCTCCTGCACGAGTGGCTGTACGAGGCTTGGTGGAGGCTCCCGCGCAGCGACTACGTGGTCGTCGCACTGATCGTGGGAGCCGTGGCCACGCAGGGGTTCCTGGTCGGGTTCGGGCTCGGCCTGGCCCTGACCCTCGTCCTGTTCGTCGTGAACTACAGCCGGACGGACCCGATCAAGCACCAGATGGACGGCACCGTCTACCGCAGCCGGGTGGAGCGGTCCGAAGGGGAGCGGGACGTGCTGCGCGACCACGGCTCGTCGATCCTCGTCCTCGAGATGCAGGGGTTCGTCTTCTTCGGCACGGCCACGTCTCTGCTGGACCGGGTCTACGAGCGGGCGAAGGACCGCGCCCGGCCCCTGCGGTCCGTGGTCATCGACCTCAGGAGGGTCACCGGCGTCGACTCCTCCTCCGTCCAGACGTTCCTGAAGCTGCGCCGGATGGCCGAGACGGACTCGGTCAGGATCGTCCTGACGGGGCTCGGGTCCACGGTGCGAAGGCAGCTCGAGCGCGGCGGGATGGACGCGGGAGGGTGCGTCCTCTACCTCCCCGACGTGGACCGCGCCCTCGAGCTGTGCGAGGACGACATACTCCGCTCCCACGTGCCGGACGGCGGGACCGACGCCGTCCCCGACCCGCTGCGCTCGCTGCTGGACGGGTTGGACCCGGAGCTCGTGCTGCGGTAC